A genomic window from Micromonospora ferruginea includes:
- a CDS encoding RNA polymerase sigma factor, with protein sequence MGPPKNRDAGWFTGLYAAEYANVVRYGLRRLGDSDASAELAQEVFVVAWRRRDEVPDRSLPWLYGVARRILANHWRSRRGAPDVLPIACADLTRVAGSSGADTTVGIADVRAALAVLSELDQEILRLIGWEELTVSEAAQVLACTRATAAVRLHRARRRLAEAMSDRSAQSRRPVLATAREEL encoded by the coding sequence GTGGGTCCACCGAAAAACAGGGACGCGGGCTGGTTCACTGGCCTCTACGCCGCCGAGTACGCGAACGTTGTGAGGTACGGGCTGCGCCGGCTCGGAGACTCCGACGCGTCGGCTGAACTCGCCCAAGAGGTCTTCGTCGTCGCCTGGCGCCGTCGCGACGAGGTGCCGGACCGCAGCCTGCCCTGGCTTTACGGGGTGGCCCGGCGGATCCTGGCGAACCACTGGCGGTCTCGGCGCGGCGCGCCCGACGTCCTGCCCATCGCCTGCGCCGATCTGACCCGGGTCGCCGGCTCGTCGGGTGCCGACACCACGGTAGGGATCGCCGATGTGCGGGCCGCGCTGGCCGTCCTCAGCGAACTCGATCAGGAAATTCTCCGGCTGATCGGCTGGGAGGAGTTGACAGTGTCCGAAGCGGCTCAGGTTCTCGCCTGCACTCGCGCGACCGCCGCGGTGCGCCTGCATCGCGCCCGCCGCCGCCTCGCCGAGGCGATGTCAGACCGGTCCGCGCAGTCCCGACGTCCCGTGTTGGCGACCGCGCGAGAGGAACTGTGA
- a CDS encoding L,D-transpeptidase, with product MRAGQDVPIRGGRTRRGGRRALAAAVLAAAMALTSACTGGGDKPSSWQGGGDGGEKAPKAAATISEPAADAKDVPATTAITFSTTEAQQTAVELKDGAGKVVEGTLAADGKSWQPAAALAYAETYTATVTATGDDGKPATATSTFTTMAKPAKQVRVTSFLGDNQVVGVAMPLIVKFGRAIPPDYRDDMQRRMTVTATPAQEGIWRWISPTEVHYRPKTFWKANSTVSYKVQAAGLPLGDGWYGRSDLTVDVKIGPSFVMTVDNRTKRMTVTKDGKAIKTILVSLGKKSTPSSSGTMVVIEKLRHTVFDTMEELGPEEGYRTEIDYAQRLTWGGEFIHAAPWSEGVQGKTNVSHGCVNVSMKDGNWLFTNTRMGDPITVKGTERKLQNGNGWTDWNMSWDEYVKGSALPYEPTGDVTPSPEPTA from the coding sequence ATGCGAGCTGGCCAGGACGTACCGATCCGGGGCGGGAGGACCCGCCGCGGCGGGCGACGCGCTCTCGCCGCCGCGGTGCTCGCCGCCGCCATGGCCCTGACGTCCGCCTGCACCGGCGGCGGCGACAAGCCGTCGAGTTGGCAGGGCGGCGGGGACGGCGGCGAGAAGGCCCCGAAGGCGGCGGCCACCATCAGCGAGCCGGCCGCCGACGCCAAGGACGTGCCGGCGACCACCGCCATCACCTTCTCCACCACGGAGGCGCAGCAGACCGCCGTCGAGCTGAAGGACGGCGCCGGCAAGGTCGTCGAGGGCACGCTCGCCGCGGACGGGAAGAGCTGGCAGCCGGCCGCCGCGCTGGCCTACGCCGAGACCTACACGGCGACCGTGACCGCCACCGGCGACGACGGCAAGCCGGCCACCGCCACCAGCACGTTCACCACCATGGCGAAGCCGGCCAAGCAGGTGCGGGTGACCAGCTTCCTCGGCGACAACCAGGTCGTCGGCGTGGCCATGCCGCTGATCGTGAAGTTCGGCCGGGCCATCCCGCCGGACTACCGCGACGACATGCAGCGCCGGATGACGGTGACCGCGACGCCGGCCCAGGAGGGCATCTGGCGCTGGATCAGCCCGACCGAGGTCCACTACCGGCCGAAGACGTTCTGGAAGGCCAACAGCACCGTCTCGTACAAGGTGCAGGCGGCCGGGCTGCCGCTCGGCGACGGCTGGTACGGCCGCTCCGACCTGACCGTCGACGTCAAGATCGGCCCGTCGTTCGTGATGACGGTGGACAACCGCACCAAGCGGATGACCGTCACCAAGGACGGCAAGGCGATCAAGACGATCCTGGTGAGCCTGGGCAAGAAGAGCACCCCGTCCTCCAGCGGCACCATGGTGGTGATCGAGAAGCTCCGGCACACCGTCTTCGACACCATGGAGGAGCTGGGCCCGGAGGAGGGCTACCGCACCGAGATCGACTACGCCCAGCGACTCACCTGGGGCGGCGAGTTCATCCACGCCGCGCCCTGGTCAGAGGGGGTGCAGGGCAAGACGAACGTCTCGCACGGCTGCGTCAACGTCTCGATGAAGGACGGCAACTGGCTGTTCACCAACACCCGGATGGGCGACCCGATCACGGTCAAGGGCACCGAGCGGAAGCTGCAGAACGGCAACGGCTGGACCGACTGGAACATGAGCTGGGACGAGTACGTCAAGGGCAGCGCCCTGCCGTACGAGCCGACGGGCGACGTGACGCCCAGCCCGGAGCCGACCGCCTGA
- a CDS encoding YcnI family protein, translated as MIRLRRPATAAALTLAAAAAVLGLAGPASAHVTVNPQEGTQGGYGRFAFRVPNESDTASTVKVEVNLPENAPVGSVSTMPVPGWTVAVEKRKVDPPVEVHGSQLTEAVSKLTFTAAPNGGVKPGEFQEFPVSMGPLPQVDTMVFKVLQTYSDGNVSRWIEEPTAGAEEPENPAPVLKLAAKAASPGASAPAVAAADDDDDDDADSGAATAFGVAGLVAGLAGLVLGGLAFARTRREPAAKS; from the coding sequence ATGATCCGTCTCCGGCGTCCCGCGACCGCCGCCGCACTGACTCTCGCCGCCGCCGCGGCCGTGCTCGGCCTGGCCGGGCCGGCCTCGGCGCACGTCACGGTCAACCCGCAGGAGGGTACGCAGGGCGGCTACGGCCGGTTCGCGTTCCGGGTGCCGAACGAGAGCGACACGGCGTCGACCGTCAAGGTCGAGGTGAACCTGCCGGAGAACGCGCCGGTCGGCTCGGTCTCCACCATGCCGGTGCCGGGTTGGACGGTGGCCGTGGAGAAGCGCAAGGTCGACCCGCCGGTCGAGGTGCACGGCAGCCAGCTCACCGAGGCGGTCTCCAAGCTCACCTTCACCGCGGCCCCCAACGGCGGCGTGAAGCCGGGCGAGTTCCAGGAGTTCCCGGTCTCCATGGGCCCGCTGCCGCAGGTCGACACCATGGTGTTCAAGGTGCTGCAGACCTACTCCGACGGCAACGTCTCCCGCTGGATCGAGGAGCCCACGGCGGGCGCGGAGGAGCCGGAGAACCCGGCGCCGGTGCTGAAGCTGGCGGCGAAGGCCGCGTCGCCGGGCGCCAGCGCGCCGGCCGTCGCCGCGGCCGACGACGACGATGACGACGACGCCGACTCCGGCGCGGCCACCGCGTTCGGGGTGGCCGGTCTGGTCGCCGGCCTGGCCGGCCTGGTGCTGGGCGGGCTGGCGTTCGCGCGTACCCGGCGGGAGCCGGCCGCGAAGTCCTGA
- a CDS encoding glycosyltransferase 87 family protein, with protein sequence MPAEPVAPPAVAPDDRGGRTARRVVTVLALAALLPALYLPALRHDYYDLKIYMRAMDWWAAGHPLYDYVQPDRVQGALYFTYPPFAALLLRPFALLPLGVAIAAFVVLTLAGVVVTTRWLVLPVLRRHHLPRGFGLTVAVLLVLAVESTRETITLGQINMLLVVLILADLLFAVPQGRRWAGVGVGLAAALKLFPGIFVIYLLAARRWRAAAVAAATATAATLLAAAVAPDDSWRFWTHELWTTDRVGRTDYTGNQSLFGLLSRMTAPAEPGRSVWLLLALLIAGFGLWRAARAARAGDALVGLTLTGLVGGLISPITWTHHLYWFIPAVVVLVDAALDADRTTTAGVRRRRGLLALAAATGVVIVYGVVTFQDWGTGTVHTDDPVDFVVRNAYVLLSLLLLAVLPVRHRSAVFVKRTDLANDAVRR encoded by the coding sequence GTGCCAGCCGAACCCGTCGCCCCACCCGCCGTCGCCCCGGACGACAGGGGCGGGCGTACGGCTCGGCGGGTGGTCACGGTGCTGGCGCTGGCCGCCCTGCTGCCCGCGCTCTACCTGCCCGCGCTGCGGCACGACTACTACGACCTGAAGATCTACATGCGGGCGATGGACTGGTGGGCGGCCGGTCACCCGCTCTACGACTACGTCCAGCCGGACCGGGTGCAGGGTGCGCTCTACTTCACCTATCCCCCGTTCGCGGCGCTGCTGCTGCGGCCGTTCGCGCTGCTGCCGCTCGGGGTCGCCATCGCCGCCTTCGTGGTGCTGACGCTGGCCGGCGTGGTGGTGACCACCCGCTGGCTGGTGCTGCCGGTGCTGCGGCGACACCACCTGCCGCGCGGGTTCGGGCTGACGGTCGCCGTGCTGCTGGTGCTGGCGGTGGAGAGCACCCGCGAGACGATCACACTCGGTCAGATCAACATGCTGCTGGTGGTGCTGATCCTCGCCGACCTGCTGTTCGCCGTACCCCAGGGGCGGCGCTGGGCCGGCGTGGGCGTGGGGTTGGCGGCGGCGCTCAAGCTCTTCCCGGGCATCTTCGTGATCTACCTGCTGGCCGCCCGGCGGTGGCGGGCGGCGGCGGTCGCGGCGGCGACCGCGACGGCGGCCACGCTGCTGGCGGCGGCGGTCGCGCCGGACGACTCGTGGCGGTTCTGGACCCACGAGCTGTGGACGACCGACCGGGTGGGGCGCACCGACTACACCGGCAACCAGTCGTTGTTCGGCCTGCTCAGCCGGATGACCGCGCCGGCCGAGCCGGGCCGGTCGGTGTGGCTGCTGCTGGCGCTGCTGATCGCCGGGTTCGGGCTGTGGCGGGCGGCGCGCGCGGCGCGGGCCGGGGACGCGCTGGTCGGCCTCACGCTGACCGGCCTGGTGGGCGGCCTGATCTCGCCGATCACCTGGACGCACCACCTCTACTGGTTCATCCCGGCGGTGGTGGTGCTGGTGGACGCGGCGCTGGACGCCGACCGGACGACCACCGCCGGCGTCCGGCGGCGCCGTGGCCTGCTCGCGCTGGCCGCCGCCACGGGCGTGGTGATCGTGTACGGGGTGGTGACGTTCCAGGACTGGGGCACCGGGACGGTGCACACCGACGATCCGGTGGACTTCGTGGTCCGCAACGCCTACGTGCTGCTCAGCCTGCTGTTGCTGGCCGTGCTGCCGGTCCGCCACCGGTCCGCGGTGTTCGTTAAACGGACAGATCTCGCGAACGATGCCGTTCGGCGGTAA
- a CDS encoding CU044_5270 family protein — translation MFGVERTRGLLGTVDPARAVAVAPPPVSADELINRADATGRVTLRRHVRPTRRLVLTAGTLAVAVGAVGVLQPLDRSSPDGPGGPGSAAGTVLVPVSYQFDANPPEAGPQLRALAGTIKDAKYDHLGGRFMYHHTKVWGDPVMTSADGRHHVAFAGETKVWQAADGTGSQLNKQLEPEYPDQGSRDYWQRKLDARPAIDASAVPAVIPLPPMELTPPSADPSRLRELLKAEYGPGAASKEVSGVYAQFVVPRAVRAEILRVLADVPGFRWRGQVTDRAGRSGVAVTFDDRENDAQSLLIFDPTTGELIADERLTLSPVRISAYQVILDAAWTDRVG, via the coding sequence ATGTTCGGAGTAGAACGCACCCGTGGTCTCCTCGGTACGGTCGACCCGGCCCGGGCCGTCGCCGTAGCGCCGCCGCCGGTCTCGGCGGACGAACTGATCAACCGCGCCGACGCCACCGGCAGGGTCACCCTGCGTCGTCACGTACGCCCGACTCGCCGGCTGGTGCTGACGGCGGGGACGCTGGCGGTCGCAGTCGGTGCCGTTGGAGTTCTCCAGCCGCTCGACAGGTCCTCCCCGGACGGCCCGGGTGGGCCCGGTAGCGCAGCGGGAACGGTGCTCGTGCCGGTCTCGTACCAGTTCGACGCGAACCCGCCGGAGGCTGGCCCGCAACTGCGCGCGCTGGCCGGCACGATCAAGGACGCGAAGTACGACCACCTCGGCGGGCGCTTCATGTACCACCACACGAAGGTGTGGGGCGATCCGGTGATGACCTCCGCCGACGGCCGTCACCATGTGGCCTTCGCTGGCGAGACGAAGGTCTGGCAGGCCGCGGACGGGACCGGTAGCCAGCTCAACAAGCAGTTGGAGCCGGAGTACCCCGATCAGGGGTCCCGCGACTACTGGCAGCGCAAGCTGGACGCGCGTCCGGCGATCGACGCCTCGGCGGTTCCGGCCGTGATTCCGCTGCCGCCCATGGAACTCACGCCGCCGTCGGCCGACCCGTCGCGGCTACGCGAACTGCTCAAGGCCGAGTACGGGCCGGGCGCCGCGAGCAAGGAGGTCAGCGGTGTCTACGCGCAGTTCGTCGTACCGCGCGCGGTGCGGGCGGAGATCCTGCGGGTCCTCGCCGACGTGCCAGGCTTCCGCTGGCGGGGGCAGGTGACGGATCGGGCTGGTCGGAGTGGGGTTGCCGTCACCTTCGACGACCGTGAGAACGATGCGCAATCTCTCCTGATCTTCGACCCGACGACGGGCGAGCTGATCGCCGACGAGCGACTCACGCTGTCGCCCGTGCGGATCAGCGCGTACCAGGTGATCCTCGACGCTGCCTGGACCGATCGAGTGGGCTGA
- a CDS encoding 5-formyltetrahydrofolate cyclo-ligase has translation MLSIDQAKQSVRQRVWEVLEREGAAPPGVHGHIPNFTGKEEAAARLADQAAWQRARVVKCNPDRAQLPVRVRALREGKLLYMAVPRLATPKPFYLLDPAVLTVPFETAATSAGAAEVAPTVGVEDMRPVDLIVCGSVAISRRDGVRVGKGAGYSDLEIALLIEAGLVSGDTAVATTIHGSQLLDEALPYADHDFSVDLAITPEEVVTCLSGRERPPGVMRERLRPDQLHDIPALR, from the coding sequence GTGTTAAGCATCGACCAGGCCAAGCAGTCCGTTCGGCAACGCGTCTGGGAGGTTCTCGAACGCGAGGGTGCGGCGCCACCGGGGGTGCACGGTCACATTCCGAACTTCACCGGCAAGGAGGAGGCTGCCGCCCGGCTCGCGGATCAGGCGGCCTGGCAGCGGGCACGCGTCGTCAAGTGCAATCCGGACCGGGCCCAGCTACCCGTCCGGGTACGCGCTCTACGCGAGGGCAAGCTGCTCTACATGGCGGTCCCTCGGCTCGCCACGCCCAAACCCTTCTACCTGCTCGACCCGGCGGTGCTGACCGTTCCATTCGAGACCGCCGCCACGAGCGCCGGCGCAGCCGAGGTCGCCCCGACTGTCGGTGTGGAGGACATGCGACCGGTGGACCTGATCGTGTGTGGCAGCGTCGCGATCAGCCGCCGGGACGGCGTACGAGTCGGCAAGGGAGCCGGTTACTCCGACCTGGAGATCGCACTCCTGATCGAGGCCGGTCTCGTGAGCGGGGACACCGCCGTCGCCACCACGATCCACGGCAGCCAACTCCTCGACGAGGCGCTGCCCTACGCAGATCATGACTTCAGCGTCGATCTCGCGATCACGCCCGAGGAGGTCGTCACGTGCCTGTCCGGCCGGGAACGGCCACCGGGCGTCATGCGGGAGAGACTTCGCCCCGATCAGCTCCACGACATCCCGGCCCTCCGCTGA
- a CDS encoding copper resistance CopC/CopD family protein, which produces MTAAVRRPPGALAARSGTVAGLLLLLVSLLLAPATPASAHAVLVSSSPAASAVVPEAPAQVVITFSESVRKVPGKVRVIAPDGSRADRGEPTFRGGEVTIGVDPSAGRGTYLVSYRVISADSHPVSGTFTYSVGAPSEPPSDSGSDNRANPVTENAVKVTKYAGYVGLLLLVGPALVLAALWPRRLSRRGPGRLVWAGLGVLVVATLAELWLQVPYTNGGGLFDVTGSGLGDVLGSAYGTTHLVRLGLIAAAAFLLRPLLAGPIGRTDGIILAVLGGATLFTWPLAGHPAASPAPAVSVVVDAVHLGGMAVWLGGLVMLAAFLLPRADERELDAILPIWSRWAALAVAALLLAGTVQGLIEVASPKALVDTTYGRLLLAKIVLFALVIGVAAYSRALVRRRVAAGRPGAMRRAVVAELAITAVVLGLSATLVQTTPARTAAADVAGAPSGYFSTTLSSPIYSLQVELDPAETGNNSLHLYAYTKDNRPQAVQEWKVTAALPSAGIEPINVPLLPLSDNHATGEVSLPARGDWQLRFTVRTSDIDQATVTATVPIK; this is translated from the coding sequence ATGACTGCTGCCGTACGCCGCCCGCCCGGGGCCCTCGCCGCCCGCTCCGGGACCGTCGCCGGGCTGCTACTCCTCCTGGTCTCGCTGCTGCTCGCCCCGGCCACCCCGGCCAGCGCCCACGCGGTGCTGGTGAGCAGCAGTCCCGCCGCGTCCGCCGTGGTGCCCGAGGCGCCCGCCCAGGTGGTGATCACCTTCAGCGAGAGCGTCCGCAAGGTGCCCGGCAAGGTGCGGGTGATCGCCCCCGACGGCTCCCGGGCCGACCGGGGCGAGCCGACGTTCCGGGGCGGTGAGGTCACCATCGGGGTGGACCCGTCCGCCGGGCGCGGCACCTACCTGGTGAGCTACCGGGTCATCTCGGCGGACAGCCACCCGGTCTCCGGCACCTTCACCTACTCGGTGGGCGCGCCGTCCGAGCCGCCGTCCGACTCCGGCTCGGACAACCGGGCCAACCCGGTGACCGAGAACGCGGTGAAGGTGACGAAGTACGCCGGCTACGTCGGGTTGCTGCTGCTGGTCGGCCCGGCGCTGGTGCTGGCCGCGCTCTGGCCGCGCCGGCTGTCCCGCCGCGGCCCGGGGCGGCTGGTCTGGGCCGGGCTGGGCGTGCTGGTGGTCGCCACGCTCGCCGAGCTGTGGCTCCAGGTGCCCTACACCAACGGCGGTGGCCTGTTCGACGTCACCGGGTCGGGCCTGGGCGACGTGCTGGGCAGCGCGTACGGCACCACCCACCTGGTCCGGCTGGGCCTGATCGCGGCGGCGGCGTTCCTGCTCCGCCCGCTGCTCGCCGGGCCGATCGGCCGCACCGACGGGATCATCCTGGCGGTCCTGGGCGGGGCGACGCTGTTCACCTGGCCGCTGGCCGGCCACCCGGCCGCGTCCCCGGCCCCGGCGGTCTCCGTGGTGGTGGACGCCGTCCACCTCGGCGGCATGGCGGTCTGGCTGGGCGGCCTGGTGATGCTGGCGGCGTTCCTGCTGCCCCGGGCGGACGAGCGGGAGTTGGACGCGATCCTGCCGATCTGGTCCCGTTGGGCCGCGCTGGCGGTGGCCGCGCTGCTGCTCGCCGGCACCGTGCAGGGCCTGATCGAGGTGGCCAGCCCGAAGGCGCTCGTCGACACCACGTACGGGCGGCTGCTGCTCGCCAAGATCGTGCTGTTCGCGCTGGTGATCGGCGTGGCCGCGTACTCCCGGGCGCTGGTGCGGCGGCGGGTCGCGGCCGGCCGGCCGGGCGCGATGCGGCGGGCGGTGGTGGCCGAGCTGGCGATCACCGCGGTGGTGCTGGGCCTGTCCGCGACGCTGGTGCAGACCACCCCGGCGCGCACCGCCGCCGCCGACGTGGCGGGCGCGCCGAGCGGCTACTTCTCCACCACGCTGAGCAGCCCGATCTACTCGCTCCAGGTGGAGCTGGACCCGGCCGAGACCGGCAACAACTCGCTGCACCTCTACGCCTACACCAAGGACAACCGGCCGCAGGCGGTGCAGGAGTGGAAGGTGACCGCCGCGCTGCCGTCGGCCGGGATCGAACCGATCAATGTGCCGCTGCTGCCGCTGAGCGACAACCACGCCACCGGCGAGGTCAGCCTGCCGGCCCGGGGTGACTGGCAGCTCCGCTTCACCGTCCGTACGTCCGACATCGACCAGGCCACGGTGACCGCCACCGTGCCGATCAAGTAA
- a CDS encoding MauE/DoxX family redox-associated membrane protein: MTVTPSTTPAGRWPALRHWLGVAARLGLAAVWLIAGGAKVGDLAASGRAVNAYQVMPYDLATVIGAALPFVELALGLLLLVGLATRVGAGVSAALLVVFVAGIASAWARGLAIDCGCFGSGGQLGAGESPSYLPEILRDLGFLALAGFLLIWPRTPFSVDGWLAGDTVEDDDE; this comes from the coding sequence ATGACCGTGACCCCCTCCACCACCCCGGCCGGGCGCTGGCCGGCGCTGCGGCACTGGCTCGGCGTCGCGGCCCGCCTCGGGCTCGCCGCCGTCTGGCTGATCGCCGGCGGCGCCAAGGTCGGCGACCTGGCCGCGTCCGGCCGCGCCGTGAACGCCTACCAGGTGATGCCGTACGACCTGGCCACCGTGATCGGCGCGGCGCTGCCGTTCGTGGAGCTGGCCCTGGGCCTGCTCCTGCTCGTCGGCCTGGCCACCCGGGTCGGCGCCGGCGTCTCCGCCGCGCTGCTGGTGGTCTTCGTCGCCGGCATCGCCTCGGCCTGGGCGCGCGGCCTGGCCATCGACTGCGGGTGCTTCGGCAGCGGCGGCCAGCTCGGCGCCGGCGAGTCCCCGAGCTACCTCCCGGAGATCCTCCGGGACCTGGGGTTCCTGGCGCTGGCCGGGTTCCTGCTGATCTGGCCCCGCACCCCGTTCTCGGTGGACGGGTGGCTGGCCGGCGACACCGTGGAGGACGACGATGAGTAG
- a CDS encoding L,D-transpeptidase, producing MGRFARAGAMVGVLVLTASLALTGCGGDEEKPAFVPGQQEVGGVSSTAPDPSAAPSDAASAAPPLAVTPADGATGRPASTEISARIPGGGTVSKVVLTTAAGAAVSGRMRRDGTSWVPSAPLKYGTKYTATVTGTGKDGASHQGTSTFTTMAKPKSMVGSGLYLFSGKTYGVAMPVVAEFSPGIPKKDRAAVQKRMFVQTDPPQPGAWHWLDNGTQAYYRAPEYWKTGTTITVRLALAGIPLSNGRYGNLDRSATAKIGRAFEMTVDNATKRMTVTENGAVVRTLPVSLGKKSTPSSSGTMVVMEKKESTVFDTRDEPDPNNQYVTKIDFAQRITWGGEYIHAAPWSEGVQGRRNVSHGCVNVSMAEGRWLFGKTLVGDPITVKGTERRLVPGNGWTAWSMSWSQFVAGSALPVPKGGQDSPF from the coding sequence ATGGGCAGGTTCGCGCGGGCCGGGGCGATGGTGGGCGTCCTGGTCCTCACGGCGTCGCTGGCACTGACCGGGTGCGGCGGCGACGAGGAGAAGCCGGCCTTCGTGCCCGGCCAGCAGGAGGTCGGTGGCGTCTCGTCCACCGCGCCGGACCCGAGCGCCGCGCCGAGCGACGCCGCCTCCGCCGCGCCGCCGCTGGCGGTGACCCCGGCCGACGGCGCGACCGGCCGGCCGGCGAGCACCGAGATCAGCGCGCGGATCCCCGGCGGCGGCACGGTGTCGAAGGTGGTGCTGACCACCGCCGCCGGCGCCGCGGTCAGCGGACGGATGCGGCGCGACGGCACCAGTTGGGTGCCGTCGGCCCCGCTGAAGTACGGCACGAAGTACACCGCCACGGTCACCGGGACCGGCAAGGACGGCGCGAGCCACCAGGGCACCAGCACGTTCACCACGATGGCCAAGCCGAAGTCGATGGTCGGCTCCGGGCTCTACCTGTTCAGCGGCAAGACCTACGGCGTGGCCATGCCGGTGGTCGCCGAGTTCTCCCCGGGCATCCCGAAGAAGGACCGGGCCGCGGTGCAGAAGCGGATGTTCGTGCAGACCGACCCGCCGCAGCCCGGCGCGTGGCACTGGCTCGACAACGGCACGCAGGCCTACTACCGCGCCCCGGAATACTGGAAGACCGGCACCACGATCACGGTCCGGCTGGCACTGGCCGGGATCCCGCTGAGCAACGGCCGCTACGGCAACCTCGACCGGAGCGCCACCGCGAAGATCGGCCGGGCGTTCGAGATGACGGTGGACAACGCGACCAAGCGGATGACCGTCACCGAGAACGGCGCGGTGGTCCGCACCCTGCCGGTGAGCCTGGGCAAGAAGAGCACCCCCTCCTCCAGCGGCACCATGGTGGTGATGGAGAAGAAGGAGTCCACGGTCTTCGACACCCGCGACGAGCCGGACCCGAACAACCAGTACGTGACGAAGATCGACTTTGCCCAGCGGATCACCTGGGGCGGCGAGTACATCCACGCGGCGCCCTGGTCCGAGGGGGTGCAGGGCCGCCGCAACGTCTCGCACGGCTGCGTCAACGTCTCGATGGCCGAGGGCCGGTGGCTGTTCGGCAAGACGCTGGTCGGGGACCCGATCACGGTGAAGGGCACGGAACGGCGGCTGGTGCCGGGCAACGGCTGGACGGCGTGGAGCATGAGCTGGTCGCAGTTCGTCGCCGGCAGCGCCCTGCCGGTGCCGAAGGGCGGCCAGGACTCACCGTTCTGA
- a CDS encoding sigma-70 family RNA polymerase sigma factor codes for MIPAPRDTAADRLRAGAQAAREAATGWALAARQGDREAQAAFVRATQAEVWRFVAALVGPDSADDLTQETYLRALRALPGFEGRSSARTWLLGIARRTCADHLRTVVRRRRLDERLAAQAATDRPHPDPAGQFGAVDLVRRLPAERRSAFVLTQLLGLSYAEAADVEGVPVGTIRSRVARARDELVDAVGDTLAG; via the coding sequence GTGATCCCCGCCCCGCGCGACACCGCCGCCGACCGCCTCCGGGCGGGCGCCCAGGCTGCCCGGGAGGCGGCCACCGGCTGGGCGCTCGCCGCGCGGCAGGGTGACCGAGAGGCGCAGGCCGCCTTCGTCCGGGCCACCCAGGCCGAGGTCTGGCGCTTCGTCGCCGCCCTGGTCGGCCCGGACAGCGCGGACGACCTGACCCAGGAGACCTACCTGCGGGCGCTGCGGGCGCTGCCCGGCTTCGAGGGCCGGTCCTCGGCCCGCACCTGGCTGCTCGGCATCGCCCGGCGCACCTGCGCCGACCACCTCCGCACCGTGGTGCGGCGCCGCCGGCTCGACGAGCGGCTCGCCGCCCAGGCCGCCACCGACCGGCCCCACCCCGACCCGGCCGGCCAGTTCGGCGCCGTCGACCTGGTCCGGCGGCTGCCCGCCGAGCGGCGGTCCGCGTTCGTGCTCACCCAGTTGCTCGGCCTGTCCTACGCCGAGGCCGCCGACGTGGAGGGGGTGCCGGTGGGCACCATCCGCTCCCGGGTCGCCCGGGCCCGCGACGAACTCGTCGACGCCGTCGGCGACACGCTGGCCGGATAG
- the orn gene encoding oligoribonuclease, with amino-acid sequence MADLLVWIDCEMTGLDLRRDALIEVAALVTDPDLNVLGDGVDVVIHADDAALDGMPEIVRTMHAKSGLTEEVRRSTVTLAEAEDMVLDYVTSHVKDPRTAPLCGNSIATDRGFLARDMTRLDAHLHYRMIDVSSIKELCRRWYPRVYFGQPQKGLAHRALADIRESIRELEYYRRTLFVPLPGPDVETAKGIAAQL; translated from the coding sequence GTGGCTGATCTTCTCGTCTGGATCGATTGTGAGATGACCGGGCTCGACCTGCGTCGGGACGCCCTCATCGAGGTCGCCGCGCTCGTCACCGACCCCGACCTGAACGTGCTCGGGGACGGTGTGGACGTGGTGATCCACGCCGACGACGCGGCGCTGGACGGCATGCCGGAGATCGTGCGCACCATGCACGCCAAGTCCGGCCTGACCGAGGAGGTACGCCGCTCCACGGTCACCCTGGCCGAGGCCGAGGACATGGTGCTCGACTACGTCACCAGCCACGTGAAGGATCCGCGCACCGCGCCGCTGTGCGGCAACTCGATCGCCACCGACCGGGGCTTCCTGGCCCGGGACATGACCCGGCTCGACGCCCACCTGCACTACCGGATGATCGACGTCTCCTCGATCAAGGAGCTGTGCCGGCGCTGGTACCCGCGGGTGTACTTCGGCCAGCCGCAGAAGGGCCTGGCCCACCGGGCGCTGGCCGACATCCGGGAGAGCATCCGGGAGTTGGAGTACTACCGGCGGACCCTGTTCGTGCCGCTGCCCGGGCCGGACGTGGAGACCGCGAAGGGGATCGCCGCGCAGCTCTGA